The following are encoded together in the Triticum dicoccoides isolate Atlit2015 ecotype Zavitan chromosome 6B, WEW_v2.0, whole genome shotgun sequence genome:
- the LOC119320965 gene encoding putative HVA22-like protein g, whose protein sequence is MRVLVVMPTVVERFVNWMVSWLPMYEEAKLLLIIYLWHPSTRGAGHVYDGFPHLLVAWHEADIDRGLLKLRARARDVTASQLKAAAAIGQVWLVEAARCVPSQLQDAISGREGATH, encoded by the exons ATGCG GGTTCTGGTGGTGATGCCGACGGTCGTCGAGAGGTTCGTGAACTGGATGGTGTCGTGGTTGCCGATGTACGAAGAGGCGAAGCTGCTGCTTATCATCTACCTCTGGCACCCCAGCACACGG GGTGCGGGGCACGTGTACGATGGCTTCCCCCATCTGCTGGTGGCGTGGCACGAGGCTGACATCGACCGAGGCCTGCTTAAGCTGAGGGCTAGGGCGAGGGACGTGACGGCGTCACAACTCAAGGCGGCGGCTGCAATCGGTCAAGTGTGGCTCGTCGAGGCTGCCCGTTGTGTTCCGTCGCAGCTGCAGGATGCGATATCAGGCCGGGAAGGTGCCACGCATTGA